GGTATTTCTATTAAACCTGGCGCTGCTATGGATGAAATGAAATATGACATGTGTGGTGCAGCCTCAGTCTTTGGCGCGATGAAAGCGCTGGCACAAATGAATCTACCCATCAACGTTATTGGTGTGCTTGCAGGTTGTGAGAACATGCCAGGCAGCAACGCCTATCGTCCGGGTGACATATTAACCACTATGTCAGGTCAAACCGTTGAAGTACTAAACACTGATGCTGAAGGTCGTTTAGTATTGTGTGATGCGCTAACTTACGTTGAGCGTTATGAACCTGATTGTGTCGTTGATGTAGCCACTCTAACGGGTGCGTGCGTGATGGCACTGGGCCATCACTTAAGTGGTGTAATGAGTAACCATAACCCATTAGCACACGAGATCATTAGTGCATCAGAACAGGCAAGTGACCGTGCATGGCGCTTACCAATTACGGATGAATACCAAGAACAGCTCAAGAGTCCATTTGCGGACATGGCTAATATTGGTGGCCGCCCAGCGGGTGCTATCACCGCAGGCTGTTTCTTATCAAAATTTGCTAAGAAATATAACTGGGCACACATTGACATTGCGGGTACCGCATGGAAATCTGGTGCAGCTAAAGGCTCAACGGGACGTCCCGTCTCTTTACTTGTCCAATTCCTACTTAACCGTAGTGGCCAAGAAAACGAAGAGTAACAACGTTTTATAAAGGGCCGTCAGGCCCTTTTTTGTATCGTTCTTTTAAGGTATTCCCAATGGCAATGGCGACGTTTTACATCGTACAACAAGATACTCCTCAAGCCGAGCAACTAGGCTTTGAAGACTACGTGCTGTTTCTGACGCGTCATTTTGCTCATCAAGGGGCCAAAGTGTACCTACAATGCCACGATAAAGACCAAGCAGAACATTATGCAGAGAGATTTTGGCAAACCGAACCACATGATTTTATTGCACATAATTTAGTGGGGGAAGGCCCGAAATATGGCACTCATATTGAAATTGGTCATCAAAAAGTAAAGCCGTCTTACCATCGCCAACTCATAATAAATTTGGCTGATAATCAGACAACCTTTGCGCAGAACTTCGCTGAAGTGATAGACTTCGTCCCTTGTGAAGAAAATGCCAAACAACGGGCTCGTGAACGATATAAACTCTATCGACAAGCAGGATACCAACTGCAGACTATCGAGATCCAATATCCGTAGCAGTTCATCCTTATAGTTAAGCTCTCTTCACCAGAGAACTCACTTATAAAGATTAACTGATTAACCATTAAAGTATCCATTTAAGAGCACTATGGAAAAGACATATAACCCAACATCTATCGAACAAGATCTGTATAAGACTTGGGAAGAACAAGGCTACTTTAAGCCTCACGGTGACACCTCAAAACCTGCTTACAGCATCGTCATTCCGCCACCGAATGTCACTGGTAGCCTGCATATGGGTCACGCATTCCAAGACACCATTATGGATACTCTGATTCGTTGTCAGCGTATGAAAGGCAACAACACTTTGTGGCAAGTCGGTACAGACCATGCTGGTATCGCAACTCAAATGGTTGTGGAACGTAAAATTGCCGCAGAAGAAGAGAAAACCAAGCACGACTACGGTCGCGAAGCATTCATCGACAAAATTTGGGAATGGAAAGGCGAATCCGGTGGTAACATCACTCGCCAGCTTCGTCGTCTAGGTGCTTCTGTTGACTGGGATCGTGAACGCTTCACTATGGATGAAGGCTTCTCTAATGCGGTACAAGAAGTGTTTGTACGCCTATTTAAAGAAGACCTTATCTACCGTGGTAAACGCCTCGTTAACTGGGATCCAAAACTGCACACTGCGATTTCTGATCTTGAAGTTGAAAACAAAGACAAAAAAGGTCACATGTGGCACTTCCGCTACCCTCTTGCTGATGGGGCAAAAACTGCGGAAGGTAAAGACTACATCGTCGTTGCAACAACTCGTCCAGAAACCATGCTTGGGGATACTGGTGTTGCTGTTAACCCAGAAGATCCACGTTACAAAGATCTCATTGGT
This genomic stretch from Vibrio nitrifigilis harbors:
- a CDS encoding DNA polymerase III subunit chi, encoding MAMATFYIVQQDTPQAEQLGFEDYVLFLTRHFAHQGAKVYLQCHDKDQAEHYAERFWQTEPHDFIAHNLVGEGPKYGTHIEIGHQKVKPSYHRQLIINLADNQTTFAQNFAEVIDFVPCEENAKQRARERYKLYRQAGYQLQTIEIQYP